In one window of Plasmodium berghei ANKA genome assembly, chromosome: 14 DNA:
- a CDS encoding hydroxymethyldihydropterin pyrophosphokinase-dihydropteroate synthase, putative, translated as MDIIEESNKCKENNKGNIVVLNFGTTDKTNAVTILETALYLTEKYIGKIINTSYMYETVPEYVVLDKSDIPKNIIGEDDPYDVSSLNDLVKGLEKSKYENVFQGEENLVSQCEEYERFLNNKDLFENKIKQISTEKYESETSNIIKENDEIMKINLEKHKNKYYTSYFYNLVVVFKCFIDDPLNLLVILKYIEHLMKRKNSKEVEKFENRLIDIDILFFNNYTIFEKNINLTKNDLYTIMCKYINIEYDNSSSDNCNKLSRNIEEIKDNIKFLSIPHVYTKHRYSILLCLNDIMPNYKHNALKETINKLHEEFITSFSKLYNTCIKKYNKRLYVLKNEVLCLKEKTNIVGILNTNYNSFSDGGLFVKPNIAVHRMFQMIKEGVDIIDIGGESSAPFVSHNPEIKERDLVIPVLELFEQEWNKMLQIRENGMEKQKDKLNQNDLSLQKKTSTIYKPPISIDTMNYDLFKECVDKNLVDILNDISACTNDPKIIKLLKKKNKYYSVVLMHKRGNPHTMDMLTQYEDVVYDIKKYLEDRLNFLTLNGIPRYRIILDIGLGFAKKHDQSIKLLQNIQVYDDCPLFIGYSRKRFISHTLAQTCAEICPNTISENENVQNDESGKNTFAVRNIRKDKDQYLYQKNILGGLAIASYCFDKKVEMIRVHDVFETRCVLDMMKRLHQTE; from the exons atggatattATAGAAGAATCTAATAAATGTAAGGAAAATAACAAAGGGAATATTGttgttttaaattttgGAACAACGGACAAAACAAATGCAGTAACAATTTTAGAAACGGCATTATACCTTACTGAGAAGTATATAG gaaaaataataaatacttCGTATATGTACGAAACTGTTCCGGAATATGTTGTACTCGACAAAAGTGATAtaccaaaaaatataataggaGAAGATGACCCTTATGATGTAAGTAGTTTAAACGATTTAGTTAAGGGTCTTGAGAAGTCGAAATATGAGAATGTGTTTCAAGGGGAAGAAAATTTAGTTTCACAGTGCGAAGAATATGAAagatttttaaataataaagatttatttgaaaataaaataaaacagaTTAGTactgaaaaatatgaatctGAAACTagtaatataataaaggaaaatgatgaaataatgaaaattaatttagaaaaacataaaaataaatactacacaagttatttttataatttagtTGTAGTTTTTAAATGTTTCATTGATGATCCGTTAAACTTATtagtaatattaaaatatatagaacacctaatgaaaagaaaaaattctAAGGAGGttgaaaaatttgaaaaccGGTTGATAGACatagatatattattttttaataattatactatttttgaaaaaaatataaatttaacaaaaaatgatttatatacaattatgtgtaaatatatcaatataGAATATGACAATAGTAGTAGTGATAATTGTAATAAATTGTCAAGAAATATTGAGGAAATAAaggataatataaaatttcttTCTATTCCTCATGTATATACAAAGCACAGATATAGTATACTGTTATGtttaaatgatattatGCCAAATTATAAGCACAATGCTTTAAAAgaaacaataaataaattacatGAAGAATTTATTACTAgcttttcaaaattatataatacatgtatcaaaaaatataacaagaGATTATATGttctaaaaaatgaagTTTTGtgtttaaaagaaaaaacaaatatagtTGGCATATTAAATACCAATTACAATTCTTTTTCGGATGGTGGTTTATTTGTTAAACCGAATATTGCCGTACACAGAATGTTTCAAATGATAAAGGAAGGTGTAGATATTATAGACATAGGCGGTGAGTCCTCTGCTCCTTTTGTTTCTCATAATCCAGAAATTAAAGAACGTGATTTGGTAATTCCTGTACTAGAATTATTTGAACAAGAGTGGAATAAAATGTTACAAATTCGTGAAAATGGAATGGAGAAACAGAAGGATAAATTGAATCAAAATGATCTAtctttacaaaaaaaaacatcaACTATTTATAAACCGCCTATAAGTATAGATACCATGAACTATGATTTATTCAAAGAATGTGTTGACAAAAATTTAGTTGATATACTTAATGATATAAGCGCATGTACAAATGAtccaaaaataattaaattgttaaagaagaaaaataaatattatagtgTTGTTTTAATGCATAAAAGAGGAAATCCACATACTATGGACATGTTAACACAATATGAGGATGTTGTAtatgatattaaaaaatatttagagGATAGATTAAATTTTCTAACTTTAAATGGTATACCTAGGTATAGAATTATATTAGATATAGGTTTAGGTTTTGCAAAGAAGCATGATCAGTCcattaaattattacaaaatattcaGGTTTATGATGATTGTCCTCTTTTTATTGGATATTCAAGGAAGAGATTTATATCTCATACTTTGGCACAAACTTGCGCTGAAATATGTCCTAATACTATTTCCGAAAATGAAAACGTTCAAAATGATGAATCTGGTAAAAACACATTTGCAGTTAGGAATATAAGAAAGGACAAAGATCAGTAtctttatcaaaaaaatatattag GTGGATTAGCCATTGCTTCATATTGCTTTGATAAAAAAGTTGAAATGATAAGAGTTCATGATGTTTTCGAAACTAGATGTGTTTTAGATATGATGAAAAGATTGCACCAAACGGAATAA
- a CDS encoding ATP-dependent RNA helicase DBP1, putative, protein MNYNNNISNGTFRKSEDDRNNYVRNNNYENNTNEDQGFSKKECIDIEESSNTQGYNHIRNKREVDNNMIPNVTNVSNARNVYDGNMENECYGINDNNNQNNRNIISDGRNRSGNNNANGNQENYKKKFGNKNFNNENGNQKNKVGMQNQQKKSGGLNHFMGNNLEKNKMRIGSISHNTISGNNSNDMNNEENIYKNNDNNNNSGANNNGNNNFKGDKLKYKPPMLRNQGGINRNNFNRMNYNKNSGNNGEGGGRGHFGFNNRHYNIPKTAWANRDNRRYYPEKEDEIYSNVKIEKGVNFELYDTIPVEIKGYNSDNIIPIESFTDSYLNLNELLLSNIKKVHYDKTTPIQKYSLSIIMNKHDLIGVAQTGSGKTAGYLLPIINHMLLNDPPKHTFYEDNNKNSNYYYNRVCLPICLILAPTRELAVQIFYDSKKFCFETGIKSVVLYGGSNIKTQLSNLDKGADIIVATPGRLNDILEKGKIRLFLTSFLVLDEADRMLDMGFSPQIKSIVNDYDMPGNDNDSYMGENKMEYKKYTNEIVKRQTIMFSATFRKEIQVLAKDYLCNYTFLLVGKVGSTNEYIKQNLVYSEEENKCSFLLKLLSENSNGLTIIFVETKRKADIIERFLNNQKLNAVCIHGDKSQDERERALELFKRGVKNILVATDVAARGLDISNIKHVINFDLPSNIDDYIHRIGRTGRAGNIGIATSFVNDDNKNIFKDLLATLEECNQEIPRWFLNLVMRYTASAKSNRNYNKYRSMRGGGGKGNFGRYNNNNNGGDFNTGRYNNSGYNNFNHNFNQNQNFNYNNANMGNDNNSPFNNYNSYNQYSAFNANNSYNNKNHMNGNNDGDLSNNHIYPNNNNNNAFNNYSGNVNPFNNQKFNNYNKRFDDQKFQRGNFPISDDNNNNDGW, encoded by the coding sequence atgaattacaataataatataagtaATGGCACTTTTAGAAAAAGTGAAGATGACagaaataattatgtaaGGAATAATAATTACGAAAATAATACGAACGAAGATCAAGGATTTAGTAAGAAAGAATGCATTGATATAGAAGAAAGTTCAAACACACAAGGATATAACCatataagaaataaaagagaagtagataataatatgattcCAAATGTCACTAACGTTTCTAATGCTAGGAATGTATATGATGGAAATATGGAGAATGAATGTTATGGAATTAAcgataataataatcagAATAATCGAAACATAATTAGTGATGGAAGAAACAGAAGTGGTAATAACAATGCTAATGGAAATCaggaaaattataaaaagaaatttggaaataaaaattttaataatgaaaatggaaaccaaaaaaataaagttgGTATGCAGAATCAACAGAAGAAATCTGGAGGCCTTAACCATTTTATGGGGAATAacttagaaaaaaataaaatgagaATTGGATCGATTTCTCATAATACAATATCAGGAAACAATAGCAATGATATgaataatgaagaaaatatatacaaaaataacgataataataataattctgGTGCTAACAATAATGGAAATAACAACTTCAAAGGTGATAAACTAAAGTACAAACCACCTATGCTAAGAAATCAAGGTGGAattaatagaaataattttaacagAATGAATTACAACAAGAATTCAGGAAACAATGGCGAAGGTGGTGGAAGAGGACATTTTGGATTTAATAACAGacattataatattccCAAAACAGCTTGGGCTAATAGAGATAATAGAAGATATTATCCAGAAAAAGAAGATGAGATATATTCAAATGTGAAAATCGAAAAAGGTGTTAACTTTGAATTATATGATACTATACCAGTCGAAATAAAAGGATACAATagtgataatataataccAATCGAATCATTTACAGATtcttatttaaatttaaatgaattgCTATTAtctaatattaaaaaagtacACTATGACAAAACAACACCTATTCAAAAGTATAGTTTAAGCataattatgaataaaCACGATTTAATAGGTGTCGCTCAAACAGGTAGTGGTAAAACTGCTGGGTATTTATTACCTATCATTAATCATATGTTATTAAATGATCCTCCTAAACATACATTTTAcgaagataataataagaatTCTAATTACTATTATAATAGAGTGTGTTTACCCATATGTTTAATATTAGCGCCTACTAGAGAATTGGCtgtacaaatattttatgattctaaaaaattttgttttgaAACAGGAATAAAATCAGTTGTATTGTATGGTGGTAGTAATATTAAAACACAATTATCTAATTTAGATAAAGGAGCTGATATTATAGTTGCAACACCCGGGCGATTAAATGACATTTTAGAAAAAGGGAAAATACGGTTATTCCTTACCTCATTTTTAGTATTAGATGAAGCTGATAGAATGCTAGATATGGGTTTTTCTCCACAAATTAAAAGTATAGTCAATGATTATGATATGCCAGGAAATGATAATGATTCATATATGggtgaaaataaaatggaatacaaaaaatatactaatGAAATAGTAAAAAGGCAGACAATTATGTTTAGTGCAACATTCAGAAAAGAAATCCAAGTATTAGCTAAAGATTATCTATGtaattatacatttttactGGTAGGAAAAGTTGGAAGTAccaatgaatatattaaacaaaatCTTGTATACAGTGAAGAAGAAAACAAATGTAGTTTTCTACTTAAATTGTTATCAGAAAATAGTAATGGTTTAACAATTATATTCGTCGAAACGAAAAGAAAGGCAGATATTATTGAAAGATTTTTAAATAaccaaaaattaaatgccGTTTGTATACACGGAGATAAAAGCCAAGACGAAAGAGAAAGGGCTTTGGAGTTATTCAAAAGAGgagttaaaaatatattagtagCAACAGATGTAGCTGCTAGAGGTCTTGATATATCTAATATTAAACatgtaataaattttgaCCTTCCAAGCAATATAGATGATTATATACATAGAATTGGTAGAACAGGTAGAGCTGGAAATATAGGTATAGCAACATCATTTGTAAATGATGacaacaaaaatatttttaaggaCTTGTTAGCCACACTAGAAGAATGCAATCAAGAAATACCACGTTGGTTTTTAAATTTAGTAATGAGATATACAGCTAGTGCAAAGTCAAAtagaaattataataaatatagatcTATGAGAGGCGGAGGTGGAAAGGGAAATTTCGGCCGATACAACAATAACAACAATGGAGGAGATTTCAACACTGGAAGATACAACAATAGcggatataataattttaatcaCAACTTTAATCAAAACCagaattttaattataataatgctAACATGGGTAATGACAATAACAGCCCATTTAATAATTACAATTCTTATAATCAATATTCAGCATTTAATGCTAATAAttcttataataataaaaatcacATGAATGGAAATAATGATGGAGATTTGTCAAATAATCACATATACccaaataataacaataacaatgcatttaataattattctGGTAATGTGAACCCATTTAACAACCAAAAATTTAACAATTATAACAAAAGATTTGATGATCAAAAATTTCAAAGAGGAAATTTTCCAATTTCCGacgataataataacaatgaCGGATGGTGA
- a CDS encoding protein phosphatase PPM7, producing MPIVNGAHVISMKNYTIVSDGYGEKGIKKTFEDEFFICENLNVYNKSLHPNFNFSCFCLIDGHNGKNTANFLKKNLAQELSNSFTKIQETYDDTLPIPDHFIRIGVNSACKKIDENLSLEYPGCKDGATCVIILIKNDFAYIANIGDSFAYLCRYLNNTHRAIDLVDIHKPWVLSEKERIMKHGGTIENGRINDIIDVTRAFGDFPLKKYGLLCTGTFKKFKITSDDNFILLGTDGFFRFVDINHVTNEIVALSKKEERLVNVEKKKAVFDAKTICKNMVEHAIIDKKSQDNVTVILIKFLHTLK from the exons ATGCCAATAGTTAATGGGGCACATGTTATATCTAtga aGAATTACACTATCGTAAGTGATGGCTATGGAGaaaaaggaataaaaaaaacttttgAAGATGAGTTTTTCATTTGTGAAAATTTGAATGTCTATAACAAAAGCTTACACcctaattttaatttttc TTGTTTTTGTCTTATTGATGGGCATAACGGAAAAAATACtgcaaattttttaaaaaaaaatttagcACAAGAATTGTCAAATAGTTTTACAAAAATTCAAGAAACATATGATGATACACTTCCAATACCTGACCACTTTATAAGAATT GGTGTTAATAGTGcttgtaaaaaaattgatgaaaatttatCTTTAGAATATCCAGGGTGTAAAG ATGGAGCAACATGCGttattattcttataaAGAACgattttgcatatatagCTAATATAGGGGATTCCTTTGCGTATTTATGTAGATACTTAAATAATACGCATAGAG CTATAGATCTTGTGGATATTCACAAACCATGGGTTTTATCAGAAAAGGAAAGAATAATGAAGCATGGTGGAACGATAGAGAACGGAAgaataaatgatataatcGACGTAACACGAGCTTTTGGTGATTTTCC GTTGAAGAAATATGGATTATTATGTACAGGAACATTTAAAAAGTTTAAAATAACGTCGgatgataattttatacTTTTAGGTACAGACGGTTTTTTCAGGTTCGTTGACATTAACCATGTAACAAACGAAATTGTGGCCTTGTCAAAAAAG GAAGAGAGACTAGTAAATGTGGAAAAGAAGAAAGCAGTTTTCGATGCAAAAACCATATGCAAAAATATGGTTGAACATGCTATTATAGACAAAAAATCACAG GACAATGTTACagttattttaataaaatttttgcatacattaaaatag
- a CDS encoding aquaporin, putative, which yields MKTKGRLLLYINYAKYAIKACFKIIINHIKDIREEINVKSFSKYKYNFLFEFIGSFIFVFLISVYMLNSNQNEEYIIKHLNQINPYKKNDIFINEVNIHNNDINGSEDIRNASGIKNINSINDVKMYEARALLNQGNKQLKEQNDTIFEKNKINNTEKIENSISEEKEQTIPNTNEDSTTIVNDNKREEDEVTNIGEKNDKINEAAYIISLPKDSNKEKLTKDIDEVIFKDKVNEYSKIKLDDINNMDLKKFDDIKILKDSSNKNNSNHAIYSFFGCLIYVLFIILGAHINPAYTYALWLIEPQKYGFVITTLYATFQYIGGILASILCAHIYGSIFIYSLLPRKHIMKTFLCEFVSTFLLTILLLSFYNYKKLFKEENQNEEEFSFNKEKIKNMSSLYSSHSFEDIYEYDIFSTYSTNSTNNNKYKKLFIYFDNKYIKYIINHIFYLLFIFFSLLFFVFVTNTTLNPMFSTSTLCTYLYFKYVQSNNSFNFFSIFFSFLSLGKIIQIIIFYIKSLPLWIGPYAGSACATFFMKLFKDNNEEIVNVIDTNVYSHNRTKEKMPLINTNNMNHNAYLEEYNDHICYNSNNYLNYKIF from the coding sequence ATGAAAACAAAAGGCAGATTATTGttatacataaattatGCAAAATATGCGATAAAGGCATGCTTTAAGATTATtataaatcatataaaaGACATACgagaagaaataaatgtaaaatcATTTAgcaaatacaaatataattttctttttgaaTTCATTggttcatttatttttgtttttttaatatctgTTTATATGTTAAATTCTAATCaaaatgaagaatatataattaaacaCCTTAATCAAATTAACccttacaaaaaaaatgatatatttataaatgaaGTCAATATACACAATAATGATATCAACGGGTCTGAAGATATCAGAAATGCTAGTGgcatcaaaaatataaattccATAAATGATGTAAAAATGTATGAGGCAAGGGCATTGTTGAATCAAGGaaataaacaattaaaAGAACAAAATGACACAAtctttgaaaaaaataaaattaataataccGAAAAAATAGAGAATAGTATAAGTGAGGAAAAAGAACAAACAATCCCAAATACCAATGAAGATAGTACAACTATTgttaatgataataaaaggGAAGAGGATGAAGTTACCAATATTGGcgaaaaaaatgacaaaataaatgaagccgcatatataatttctcTCCCCAAAGATtctaataaagaaaaactCACGAAAGACATCGATGAAGTAATATTTAAAGATAAAGTAAACGAATAtagcaaaataaaattagatgatattaataatatggatttaaaaaaattcgaTGACATAAAGATATTAAAAGATAGTagcaataaaaataatagtaacCATGCAatatattccttttttggatgtttaatatatgtattatttattatacttGGAGCGCACATAAATCctgcatatacatatgccTTATGGCTAATTGAACCACAAAAATATGGATTTGTAATTACAACATTATATGCTACTTTTCAATATATCGGTGGAATACTAGCTAGTATTTTATGTGCCCATATATATGGGagtatattcatttattctTTATTACCAAGAAAACATATTATGAAAACTTTTTTATGTGAGTTTGTAtcaacatttttattaacaatattattactaagcttttataattataaaaaattatttaaggaagaaaatcaaaatgaagaagagttttcttttaacaaagaaaaaataaaaaatatgtcaTCGTTATACTCATCACATTCCTTTGAAGATATTTACgaatatgatatatttagtACATATAGCACCAACAGCActaataacaataaatataaaaagttatttatttattttgataataaatatataaaatatataataaatcatatattttacttattatttattttcttctcgctattattttttgtttttgtcACAAATACCACATTAAACCCAATGTTTTCTACTTCTACTTTAtgcacatatttatattttaaatatgtcCAATCTaataattcttttaatttcttcTCGATATTCTTCTCGTTTTTAAGTTtgggaaaaataatacaaataataattttctatatcAAGTCTCTGCCTCTATGGATTGGGCCATATGCTGGATCAGCTTGTGCgacattttttatgaagCTCTTTAAAGATAACAATGAAGAAATCGTTAATGTAATTGATACTAATGTATACAGCCATAATCGAACAAAGGAAAAAATGCCTTtgataaatacaaataatatgaacCATAATGCATATCTTGAAGAATACAACGATCATATTTGttataattcaaataattatttaaactataaaattttttaa
- a CDS encoding protein phosphatase PPM5, translating into MGTCTSLLKKKYVRDRKNTRRRLSISTKSELPNDTDEIKRSIKELKENEYKFKEGSKSSIGFSNKKETQEYEEEKKIDVKKSKIKKRSSIAGVQASHFQEDFEKKCVKIKGSVDKLHENGIGYVCRKGLKPESPNQDDFIIITMENLALYAIFDGHGPYGHDVSNYVQKELPYMIIRDEQLLTNPKKVFTNAFLSIHENIERGTNLYLESIVNGGMKSSSNIVKHKVNEVTSTQLDSHTKNIPSESDNDNNSYLESYDHFKSNDNVYSDNYDDNINSDKDNDFYDENNEQNSESGDSNEYVNEKKKLNNKKKNNKPFFDSTMSGTTATIIVHLFKEKKLYVAYVGDSRAVLGKKKKGSSNKIDAVELTKDHKPNSEGEKKRIIKSGGQVLKLEGDIPYRVFLKNKFYPGLAMSRAIGDTLGHQIGIISEPDFMEVNINDDEDVLVLICSDGVWEFISSEEAVNMIYEYGYDKVQDAAENLAKESWDRWLSEEENIVDDITVQAIYLSDKLKNNN; encoded by the exons ATGGGTACATGCACCtctttattaaaaaaaaaatatg TTAGAGATCGCAAAAATACAAGAAGAAGATTGTCTATCAGCACTAAAAGCGAATTACCAAATGATActgatgaaataaaaagaagTATTAAAGAACTTAAGGAAAATGAGTACAAATTTAAAGAGGGATCAAAAAGTAGCATAGGCtttagtaataaaaaagaaactCAAGAAtatgaagaagaaaaaaaaattgatgtgaaaaaaagcaaaataaaaaaacgatCATCTATTGCAGGGGTGCAAGCATCACATTTTCAAGAAGactttgaaaaaaaatgcgtAAAAATTAAAGGATCTGTTGATAAATTACATGAAAATGGTATTGGATATGTTTGTAGAAAAGGGTTAAAGCCTGAAAGCCCCAATCAAGatgattttattattataacaatGGAAAATTTAGCTTTATATGCCATTTTTGATGGGCATGGCCCATATGGTCATGATGTTTCAAATTATGTACAAAAGGAATTACCATACATGATTATAAGAGATGAACAACTTTTAACAAATCCTAAGAAAGTTTTTACCAATGCTTTTTTAAGTATTcatgaaaatattgaaaGAGGAACAAATCTTTATCTAGAATCAATTGTAAATGGTGGTATGAAAAGTTCTAGTAATATTGTCAAACATAAAGTTAATGAAGTTACCAGCACTCAATTAGATTCTCATACTAAGAATATCCCAAGTGAGTCAGATAACgataataattcatatttagAAAGTTATGATCATTTTAAAAGCAATGACAACGTATATAGTGACAATTATGATGATAATATCAACAGTGATAAAGACAATGATTTTTATGATGAGaataatgaacaaaatagCGAAAGTGGTGATTCAAATGAATAtgtaaatgaaaaaaaaaaattaaataataaaaaaaaaaataataaaccaTTTTTTGATAGTACAATGAGTGGTACAACAGCAACAATAATAGTTCATTtgtttaaagaaaaaaaattatatgtagCGTATGTCGGAGATTCGAGAGCTGTTTTaggaaaaaagaaaaagggTTCTTCAAACAAAATAGATGCTGTAGAGCTAACTAAAGATCATAAACCTAATTCTGAaggtgaaaaaaaaagaatcaTAAAATCAGGGGGCCAAGTTTTGAAATTAGAAGGAGACATACCTTATCGtgtttttttgaaaaataaattttaccCAGGATTGGCAATGTCACG GGCTATTGGAGACACGTTAGGACATCAAATAGGAATAATCTCGGAGCCCGATTTTATGGAAGTTAATATAAACGACGATGAAGATGTTCttgttttaatttgtaGTGATGGAGTATGGGAGTTTATATCGTCAGAGGAAGCCGTTAATATGATTTATGAATATGGCTATGATAAA GTTCAAGATGCTGCGGAGAACCTAGCGAAAGAATCTTGGGATCGTTGGTTAAGTGAAGAGGAGAATATTGTCGATGATATAACAGTACAAGCCATCTATTTATcagataaattaaaaaataacaattaa